From Sporosarcina sp. Te-1, the proteins below share one genomic window:
- a CDS encoding methyl-accepting chemotaxis protein, with the protein MRLSVSKRIWFGFSILLILMLLIGSASFISTKKMNDEFAFLLDDRMHKISLADELINAQNKRYIAISSYVLFKTKEFVEQRDESTALAEETIADMNNSFTASDNRELVEELSAMHGEFSQMVEDISYMLMRSNETQNRVLLKQASVLNEQMIDKANELKAKQLDEMASSRKSLENMTVVIHIITFGLILAGLILSIIVTNIINKKIGLPVKKMTSALEQIAAGDLTIERVTIRNKDEIGDMASAFNRMVADVKQLLEQIRYSSHQLAAQAEQLSASSEESLASSEMVASASEKNMRESEQQTELINNQAASVSTLSSDVTAIANSNDNMLDSMQSVVSYVTDGSHTVQEVSGKMSQIQKTIQEASDIIQMMAQQSAEIHQVTSLITAISDQTNLLALNAAIEAARAGEHGKGFAVVAEEVRKLAEQSKTSATEIERMIESIQTATKKAVVAINLGSSTVESGKTETDNSLQLFHHIEQAVEEVNGNVNRVTIAIDQIRSMTDSISNSSQQIQRIAESAAFTAQETSAATEEQLAVNEEISTSSQTLASLAESLQKEVNRFTF; encoded by the coding sequence ATGAGACTTTCGGTATCCAAAAGAATATGGTTCGGTTTTTCCATATTACTCATTTTAATGCTTCTAATCGGGTCTGCTTCATTCATTTCAACTAAAAAGATGAATGATGAATTCGCATTCCTATTAGATGACCGCATGCACAAAATCAGCTTAGCAGATGAGTTGATCAACGCTCAGAACAAGCGGTATATCGCCATTAGCAGTTATGTCCTGTTCAAGACAAAGGAATTTGTTGAACAACGGGACGAGTCTACGGCATTGGCCGAAGAAACGATAGCGGACATGAACAATTCCTTTACTGCCTCTGACAATAGGGAACTGGTGGAAGAGCTGTCTGCCATGCATGGAGAATTTAGTCAGATGGTAGAGGATATCAGCTATATGCTGATGCGAAGCAATGAGACGCAGAACAGAGTTCTATTAAAGCAGGCGAGTGTCCTGAATGAACAAATGATAGATAAAGCGAATGAACTGAAAGCAAAACAGCTGGATGAAATGGCATCCTCGCGAAAAAGCTTGGAGAACATGACCGTAGTTATTCATATCATCACATTCGGATTGATTCTAGCCGGTTTGATCCTTTCAATCATTGTTACAAACATTATTAATAAGAAAATCGGCTTGCCAGTGAAAAAGATGACGTCCGCTCTTGAACAAATAGCGGCGGGAGACTTGACTATCGAACGAGTGACGATTCGCAATAAAGATGAGATCGGTGATATGGCGTCTGCCTTCAATCGAATGGTTGCCGATGTCAAACAGCTGCTGGAACAAATTCGGTACTCTTCCCACCAGCTGGCAGCTCAGGCGGAACAGTTGTCTGCAAGCTCAGAGGAAAGTCTTGCCTCTTCAGAAATGGTAGCTTCCGCTTCCGAGAAGAATATGCGCGAAAGCGAACAGCAAACCGAATTGATCAATAACCAAGCCGCTTCTGTCAGCACCTTATCGAGCGATGTTACAGCCATCGCAAATAGCAACGACAATATGTTGGACTCGATGCAGTCCGTCGTTTCTTACGTGACAGACGGTTCCCATACTGTCCAGGAAGTGTCCGGCAAGATGAGCCAGATCCAAAAGACGATACAGGAAGCGTCGGACATTATCCAAATGATGGCGCAGCAATCAGCTGAAATACACCAGGTGACTTCACTGATCACTGCCATTTCAGATCAAACGAATTTACTGGCCTTAAACGCCGCCATAGAAGCTGCCCGTGCAGGTGAACACGGAAAAGGATTTGCGGTTGTCGCGGAGGAAGTACGCAAGCTTGCTGAACAATCCAAAACATCGGCTACTGAGATTGAGAGGATGATTGAGTCGATCCAAACGGCTACAAAGAAAGCAGTTGTCGCCATCAACCTTGGGAGCAGTACGGTGGAAAGCGGAAAAACGGAAACAGATAATTCTCTCCAACTGTTCCATCATATTGAACAAGCCGTTGAAGAGGTGAACGGTAATGTGAATCGCGTCACGATTGCCATTGACCAAATCCGCAGCATGACAGATTCAATCAGCAACTCATCTCAACAAATTCAAAGGATCGCGGAATCTGCTGCTTTCACGGCACAGGAAACAAGCGCGGCAACGGAGGAGCAGCTCGCTGTCAACGAAGAAATTTCAACAAGTTCCCAAACGCTTGCATCGCTTGCAGAAAGCCTGCAAAAAGAGGTCAATCGTTTTACATTCTAA
- a CDS encoding M3 family oligoendopeptidase — MLKFEDYQYTRPDMGQIKEQFHDLLEQFRSAESYDKQNDVIEKINAIGSDFSTQANLVYIRASIDTNDEFYQKERDFFDEINPEFQELGTAFYKELVATPYRKELENKWGPQLFALADNAIKSFSSEVLPLLQQENKLTSEYAKLVASAQIEFDGKTLTLAQLAPYAESTDRSVRKSAMEASYAFYESNGEQFDRIYDDLVKIRHEIATTLGFQNFVELGYARMNRIGYDTDMVKNFRDQVRDYIVPLANKLYDRQTERIGVDQLKFYDQSLNFLTGNAKPKGSSEWIIENGKKMYQELSPETDEFFQFMTDKNLLDLEAKKGKESGGYCTFIDNYDSPFIFSNFNGTSGDIDVLTHEAGHAFQVYSSRNIGIPEYVWPTHEGAEIHSMSMEFFTWPWMELFFEEETEKYKFAHLSSGLLFLPYGVAVDEFQHVVYENPEMTPAERKAAWKNIEKVYLPKRDYDGNTYLEAGGVWQRQSHIYEVPFYYIDYTLAQICAFQFWKRSLENREDAWNDYIHLCRLGGSKRFTELVREANLISPFEDGCVQSVVGAIESWLNSVDDKSL, encoded by the coding sequence ATGTTGAAATTTGAAGACTATCAATATACGAGACCGGACATGGGGCAAATTAAAGAACAATTCCATGATCTGTTGGAACAGTTCCGATCCGCGGAATCGTATGACAAACAAAATGATGTAATTGAAAAAATCAACGCAATCGGCAGCGATTTTTCCACTCAGGCCAACCTCGTTTATATTCGTGCGTCCATTGATACGAATGATGAATTCTACCAAAAAGAGCGCGACTTCTTTGATGAGATCAATCCTGAGTTCCAAGAACTTGGAACCGCTTTCTACAAAGAGTTGGTTGCAACCCCTTACCGGAAAGAGCTTGAGAATAAATGGGGACCACAACTTTTTGCGTTAGCCGATAATGCCATCAAATCATTTTCTTCCGAAGTCCTCCCTCTTTTACAGCAGGAGAATAAGTTGACGTCGGAGTATGCAAAATTAGTGGCGTCTGCACAGATTGAATTTGACGGAAAGACATTGACACTTGCTCAACTCGCTCCATACGCGGAATCGACAGATCGCTCGGTTAGAAAATCTGCTATGGAAGCTTCGTATGCATTCTATGAAAGCAATGGCGAACAATTTGATCGGATCTACGATGATTTAGTGAAAATCCGCCATGAAATCGCAACGACACTAGGCTTTCAAAACTTTGTGGAACTCGGCTATGCCCGGATGAACCGGATCGGGTATGATACGGACATGGTGAAAAACTTCCGTGACCAAGTACGGGACTATATTGTGCCGCTTGCCAATAAGCTATATGATCGCCAAACTGAACGGATTGGCGTCGACCAACTGAAGTTCTACGATCAATCTTTGAATTTCTTAACAGGGAACGCAAAGCCGAAAGGATCTTCCGAATGGATTATTGAAAACGGGAAGAAGATGTATCAAGAACTTTCTCCGGAAACAGATGAATTTTTCCAATTCATGACGGACAAGAACTTGCTTGATCTAGAGGCGAAGAAAGGGAAAGAATCCGGCGGCTACTGCACTTTTATCGACAACTATGATTCGCCGTTCATCTTTTCAAACTTCAACGGTACTTCTGGCGACATCGATGTACTGACACACGAGGCGGGGCATGCGTTCCAAGTATATTCCAGCCGCAATATCGGGATCCCTGAATACGTATGGCCAACACATGAAGGTGCTGAAATCCACTCTATGAGTATGGAATTCTTCACCTGGCCATGGATGGAACTGTTTTTTGAAGAGGAAACAGAAAAATACAAGTTCGCTCACTTAAGCAGCGGCTTGCTCTTCTTGCCTTATGGCGTCGCTGTGGATGAATTCCAGCACGTTGTCTATGAGAATCCGGAGATGACACCTGCAGAACGTAAAGCAGCTTGGAAAAATATCGAAAAAGTCTACTTGCCGAAACGTGATTACGACGGCAATACGTACTTGGAAGCCGGCGGCGTATGGCAACGCCAGTCGCATATTTATGAAGTGCCATTCTATTATATTGATTACACACTAGCTCAAATTTGCGCCTTTCAATTCTGGAAACGTTCACTTGAAAACCGAGAAGATGCGTGGAATGACTACATCCACCTTTGCCGACTCGGTGGATCCAAGCGATTCACAGAACTAGTGCGTGAAGCCAACCTCATCTCTCCGTTTGAAGACGGCTGCGTACAGTCCGTCGTCGGTGCGATCGAGTCATGGCTCAACAGTGTAGACGATAAATCGCTGTAA
- a CDS encoding GGDEF domain-containing protein: protein MARNFRLKLTVILIVLSLVLSFLIAMFDYFKLKENVIVSQANKISMAEDKIISSLSTIDTVYDLFDEEMAEKMKDFSFELIHKYEEESDFAQWDFHELKNKFEMEVFILDDKNTVVHSSFLEDIGLSFSECCPGFSKLLDDRREGDRFSHDGMDIQSRTGEIKKFSYIPTPDHHYLIELAVSLENEDLFKKFNFLETSKELEDTYDIIDSIHVYNSGGLLLGHKTENFEQKKIQEPFYSVFKEVGRSGEPKELTVEEEGHQKTYRYIPYKADERRGYSTDRVVEIVYNDSELTGLLHSYKNQFILQLGVIMIAAVGLSFIIGRLVATPIHLAFHDSLTGLKNRAAFEDEVQRNLARGNSIALLMIDLDNFKLVNDRLGHGEGDRILKQAARIISEVVEPSAIAARVGGDEFLVLFLDAEEQRIRRTAEDLLLNMQEGVSEMRIFDQIHLSISIGISFSDSGDTFETLYTKADEALYVSKDNGKNQYNVYGKY, encoded by the coding sequence TTGGCTAGGAATTTCAGGTTGAAACTGACTGTCATCTTAATTGTTTTATCGCTCGTTCTTTCTTTCCTCATCGCAATGTTCGATTACTTCAAACTTAAAGAAAATGTAATTGTCAGCCAGGCCAATAAGATTTCCATGGCAGAAGATAAAATAATAAGCAGCTTATCGACAATTGACACGGTATATGATTTATTCGACGAGGAAATGGCCGAAAAAATGAAGGATTTCTCTTTCGAGTTGATTCATAAGTACGAGGAGGAGTCTGATTTTGCCCAGTGGGATTTTCATGAGCTGAAAAATAAATTTGAAATGGAAGTTTTTATACTGGACGATAAAAATACCGTCGTGCACAGCAGTTTTCTGGAAGATATCGGTTTGAGCTTTAGTGAATGCTGTCCGGGCTTCTCTAAGCTGCTAGATGACAGAAGAGAAGGTGATCGCTTTTCGCACGATGGGATGGACATCCAGTCGAGAACCGGTGAGATAAAAAAGTTTAGTTATATACCGACTCCCGATCACCATTATTTAATTGAACTGGCCGTGTCATTGGAAAATGAGGATCTTTTCAAGAAATTTAATTTTCTGGAGACGAGCAAGGAGCTAGAAGATACATACGATATTATTGATAGTATTCATGTCTACAATTCAGGCGGCTTGTTACTCGGCCATAAAACCGAAAATTTCGAGCAGAAGAAAATACAGGAGCCGTTTTATTCTGTGTTTAAGGAAGTGGGCCGAAGCGGGGAACCAAAAGAACTCACTGTAGAGGAGGAGGGACATCAGAAAACCTATCGGTATATCCCGTATAAAGCCGACGAAAGACGCGGTTATTCGACAGATCGTGTAGTAGAAATCGTATACAATGATTCTGAATTGACCGGGTTGTTGCACTCGTATAAGAATCAGTTTATCCTGCAGCTTGGCGTCATTATGATCGCCGCAGTGGGCTTGTCATTCATCATTGGCCGATTGGTTGCCACCCCAATCCATTTGGCGTTTCATGATAGTTTGACGGGGCTTAAAAACCGAGCCGCCTTCGAAGATGAAGTGCAGAGGAATCTGGCTAGAGGCAATTCGATCGCTCTGTTGATGATCGATCTGGATAACTTCAAGTTAGTCAACGATCGGCTCGGCCATGGGGAAGGGGACCGGATCTTAAAGCAGGCGGCCCGCATCATTTCAGAAGTCGTGGAACCAAGCGCCATCGCTGCAAGGGTTGGTGGAGATGAATTTTTAGTACTCTTTCTAGACGCTGAGGAGCAGAGAATCCGCCGGACTGCAGAGGACCTCTTGCTCAACATGCAGGAAGGTGTTTCGGAAATGCGAATCTTCGATCAAATTCATTTATCAATCAGTATTGGAATCTCTTTTTCCGATTCCGGAGATACGTTTGAGACTCTTTATACAAAAGCGGATGAAGCGCTATACGTATCAAAGGATAATGGTAAAAATCAGTATAACGTTTACGGAAAATACTAG
- a CDS encoding formate--tetrahydrofolate ligase, which yields MIDKTKPLTDLAIASQAVMQPIGKIAEKAGIPEEAVEPYGRYKAKIDVSKLQTKKADGRVVLVSATSPTPAGEGKSTVTVGLADALARLGKKSMIALREPSLGPVMGVKGGAAGGGYAQVLPMEEINLHFNGDIHAITTANNALSALIDNHIHQGNALGIDPRRITWKRALDMNDRALRHVTIGLGGPGQGVPREDGFDITVASEIMAVFCLATSLNDLKEKLSQMVIGYTYDKEAVTVRDLGVEGALTLLLKEAFKPNLVQTIEGTPALIHGGPFANIAHGCNSLMATNTARQLADIVVTEAGFGSDLGAEKFMDIKARKGGFAPDAVVLVTTIRALKMHGGVAKQDLGTENVPALEQGIVNLEKHIETVQAFGVQPVVALNRFMTDANAELDFVLSWCKSKGVRAALTDVWGQGGQGGLDLANEVLALLDEPKQFAPLYDVEQPVIDKITTIVQKVYGGEGIILTDKAMKDLKAIEQNGWDILPICMAKTQYSFTDDPKKLGRPKEFKITIREIIPKLGAGFLVCLTGDIMTMPGLPKQPAALNMGIDESGNAVGLM from the coding sequence ATGATAGATAAAACGAAGCCGTTAACAGATTTGGCTATCGCATCGCAAGCGGTTATGCAACCGATCGGCAAGATTGCCGAAAAGGCAGGCATTCCGGAAGAAGCGGTTGAACCGTACGGCAGATATAAAGCGAAGATTGATGTCAGTAAGCTGCAGACAAAAAAAGCGGACGGTAGGGTCGTCCTCGTTTCCGCAACAAGCCCGACGCCAGCAGGAGAAGGGAAGTCGACAGTGACTGTCGGTTTAGCGGATGCACTTGCCAGATTAGGCAAAAAATCGATGATTGCGCTCCGAGAACCGTCGCTCGGCCCCGTCATGGGAGTCAAGGGAGGAGCAGCAGGAGGCGGCTACGCACAAGTATTGCCGATGGAAGAGATCAATCTGCACTTCAATGGGGACATCCATGCCATCACGACTGCCAACAATGCGTTAAGCGCACTCATTGACAACCATATCCATCAAGGCAATGCGCTCGGAATTGATCCACGCCGCATTACCTGGAAAAGGGCATTGGATATGAATGACCGGGCGCTCAGGCATGTCACAATCGGATTAGGGGGCCCTGGCCAAGGTGTGCCGCGGGAGGATGGATTTGATATAACAGTTGCTTCGGAAATCATGGCAGTGTTCTGTCTTGCAACGAGCCTGAATGACTTGAAAGAAAAATTGTCACAGATGGTAATCGGCTACACGTATGACAAAGAAGCTGTCACCGTTCGTGATCTGGGTGTCGAAGGGGCATTGACATTGCTTTTGAAAGAAGCGTTCAAGCCAAATCTCGTACAAACGATAGAAGGGACACCGGCTTTGATTCATGGTGGACCGTTCGCGAATATTGCTCATGGTTGCAACTCCTTGATGGCAACGAATACCGCAAGACAGCTTGCCGATATAGTTGTCACGGAGGCGGGCTTCGGTTCTGACCTCGGTGCAGAGAAGTTCATGGATATTAAAGCACGAAAAGGTGGATTTGCACCTGACGCTGTTGTCCTGGTGACAACAATCCGTGCTTTGAAAATGCATGGCGGTGTAGCCAAACAGGATTTGGGTACAGAAAATGTTCCAGCCTTAGAGCAAGGAATTGTGAATTTGGAGAAGCATATTGAAACCGTTCAAGCGTTTGGGGTCCAGCCGGTTGTCGCGTTGAACCGTTTCATGACAGACGCCAATGCGGAACTGGACTTTGTCCTATCCTGGTGCAAGTCGAAAGGTGTCCGTGCCGCTTTAACAGATGTTTGGGGACAAGGCGGGCAAGGAGGCCTGGATCTGGCGAATGAGGTTCTGGCACTTTTGGATGAACCGAAACAGTTCGCTCCATTATATGATGTTGAACAACCGGTCATCGACAAAATTACGACGATTGTTCAAAAAGTATATGGGGGCGAGGGAATCATCCTCACGGATAAAGCGATGAAAGACTTGAAGGCAATTGAACAGAATGGATGGGATATCCTGCCGATCTGTATGGCTAAAACTCAATATTCCTTCACCGATGATCCGAAAAAATTGGGAAGACCAAAAGAATTCAAAATTACGATTCGTGAGATCATCCCTAAACTGGGTGCAGGTTTCCTAGTCTGCCTGACAGGTGATATTATGACGATGCCAGGCTTACCGAAACAGCCTGCGGCTCTAAATATGGGAATTGATGAAAGCGGCAATGCCGTCGGTTTAATGTAA
- a CDS encoding DUF6509 family protein — translation MEIMEYTREELVDPTGILNGIRYEFHLYLQMDPEDELYDEKGTGLRVIFMVDGEQERIASYHFFERSTGDVLDFELDDEEHAEIEQFCKMHLAD, via the coding sequence ATGGAAATTATGGAATATACAAGAGAAGAACTGGTCGACCCGACTGGCATTTTAAACGGCATCCGCTATGAATTTCATCTCTACCTCCAAATGGATCCTGAGGATGAACTATATGATGAAAAAGGAACAGGATTGCGTGTCATCTTTATGGTGGATGGGGAACAAGAAAGGATTGCCTCCTACCACTTTTTTGAAAGGTCGACAGGGGATGTCCTAGATTTCGAATTGGATGATGAGGAGCATGCGGAAATAGAGCAATTTTGTAAGATGCATCTTGCTGACTAA
- a CDS encoding NAD(P)/FAD-dependent oxidoreductase, whose product MNNEIVDITIIGGGPTGLFASFYAGMREMSVKIIDSLPQLGGQLIELYPDKYIYDVGGFPKILAKDLVANLVTQAHYSNPEIHLGETAMSAKRDGDHFILETDKGVHLTRTILLTAGIGAFQPRKIGLAEEVHFEGNTLHYGIKDLSMFKDKNVLVCGGGDSAVDWALMLEDIASNVSLVHRRERFTAHETSVNQLMESKVNVLTSRAVKSIAGENGVVSEVVLAQKDGAEESVDVDHVIVNYGNISSLGPIKEWGLEMDRNSVMVNSRMETNIEGIYAAGDITNYDGKVKLIAVGLGEAPVAVNHAKAYIDPKARLQPLHSTSVFN is encoded by the coding sequence ATGAATAATGAAATTGTCGACATTACAATTATTGGTGGAGGCCCGACTGGTCTTTTCGCTTCTTTCTATGCAGGAATGCGGGAAATGTCGGTTAAAATTATAGATAGCCTGCCTCAATTAGGCGGGCAGCTCATTGAATTATATCCTGATAAGTATATTTACGATGTTGGCGGTTTTCCCAAAATCCTTGCTAAGGATCTGGTGGCGAACCTTGTGACACAAGCACATTATTCCAATCCTGAAATTCATCTAGGCGAGACAGCTATGTCTGCGAAACGAGATGGCGATCATTTCATTCTGGAAACGGATAAAGGGGTTCATTTGACACGTACGATTTTGCTGACTGCCGGAATCGGCGCATTCCAACCACGGAAAATTGGATTGGCAGAGGAAGTGCATTTTGAAGGGAATACGTTGCATTATGGTATTAAAGACCTCTCCATGTTCAAGGACAAAAATGTACTCGTCTGCGGCGGAGGGGATTCGGCGGTTGACTGGGCTTTAATGCTCGAGGATATTGCATCTAACGTTTCGTTGGTGCACAGACGTGAACGATTTACAGCTCACGAAACAAGTGTCAATCAACTCATGGAATCAAAAGTAAATGTTCTGACGTCCCGTGCAGTGAAATCGATTGCTGGTGAAAATGGCGTGGTCAGCGAAGTGGTTCTTGCCCAAAAGGATGGTGCGGAAGAAAGCGTAGATGTCGACCATGTCATCGTCAACTATGGAAATATTTCTTCCCTTGGGCCAATTAAGGAGTGGGGGCTTGAGATGGACCGCAACTCTGTAATGGTCAATTCAAGGATGGAAACAAATATAGAAGGAATTTATGCAGCAGGCGATATTACGAATTACGATGGAAAAGTGAAGCTGATTGCAGTTGGGCTAGGAGAAGCTCCGGTTGCAGTAAACCACGCCAAAGCATACATCGATCCAAAAGCAAGACTTCAGCCGCTTCATAGTACAAGTGTATTTAACTGA
- a CDS encoding zinc-binding dehydrogenase, translating into MKAFMHADGQLCLGEMENPSPGSGEVVVALKAAGLNRRDLKIPVRRGNESQPLVLGSDGAGVIESVGANVTEWSIGDEVIINPSLRWFQKSAAPPDAFDILGMPDHGTFAEKIVISAEQLEKKPERLSWEESGVVALSVLTGYRALFTQGELKAGQTVFIPGAGSGVATFMIQLAKCAGAKVIVTSRSEAKRDSAMRIGADRAIDTNCDWVAELKEETVDLVVESVGRATFNRSLEVLKQGGRIVVFGATTEDTVDFDLRSFFYGQYQLFGTTMGSREELRAALTFMEQHNIRPIIDRSFRLEEAEDAFKRLEHNEQFGKIVLSME; encoded by the coding sequence GTGAAAGCGTTTATGCATGCCGATGGACAGTTGTGCTTGGGGGAAATGGAGAATCCCTCCCCGGGTTCAGGAGAAGTGGTTGTCGCTTTGAAGGCAGCCGGCTTGAATCGGAGGGATTTGAAGATTCCAGTAAGAAGGGGAAACGAGAGTCAGCCGCTTGTGCTCGGTTCGGACGGTGCAGGAGTGATCGAAAGTGTTGGTGCGAATGTCACAGAGTGGTCGATCGGTGACGAGGTAATCATTAACCCTTCATTGCGATGGTTCCAAAAAAGTGCTGCGCCTCCTGATGCATTTGACATTTTGGGAATGCCTGATCATGGAACCTTTGCCGAAAAGATAGTTATATCTGCAGAGCAACTTGAAAAAAAGCCGGAACGCTTATCTTGGGAAGAATCAGGAGTCGTCGCTTTATCAGTGTTGACAGGCTATCGTGCCTTATTCACACAAGGAGAGTTGAAAGCGGGCCAGACTGTATTTATCCCCGGGGCTGGAAGCGGCGTTGCGACATTCATGATCCAGCTAGCAAAATGTGCAGGAGCTAAGGTTATTGTGACGTCAAGAAGCGAAGCTAAACGGGATAGCGCAATGAGGATAGGAGCAGACCGGGCTATTGACACAAACTGTGATTGGGTCGCAGAGCTCAAGGAGGAGACAGTTGATTTGGTTGTGGAAAGTGTCGGACGGGCAACGTTCAATCGATCGCTCGAGGTGTTGAAACAAGGCGGTCGGATCGTTGTGTTCGGTGCCACGACGGAGGATACGGTGGATTTCGATTTACGCTCATTTTTTTATGGTCAATACCAGCTGTTCGGCACTACGATGGGCAGCAGAGAAGAATTGAGGGCTGCCTTAACCTTCATGGAGCAACACAACATTCGCCCTATTATCGATCGCTCGTTCCGCTTGGAAGAAGCGGAAGACGCGTTTAAACGGCTGGAGCACAATGAACAATTCGGCAAAATAGTATTGAGTATGGAATAG